The genomic window CCATGTGTTGCTTCCATGCTCAGCAATTTTCCTAAATCCCGCTTTCATGTACATTTTGATCGCCGTTTTCTGATCTTCCGTAGTCTCCAGGAATACATGTCGATATCCTTTCTCCTTGCAATACTGCATCGCTTCGTTCAGCAGTGTTCTTCCAAGACCAATCCCTCTGAATTCAGGATGATGAACCATCTTAATTGGGCCTTTTGTGCCGAATGTCCAACGATTGCGATAGCGCCAATCATTTTGCCATTCACTTCCGCAAACCAAAATCTGTCCTTTTCAGAGATGTAGCGTTCAAAAAAGTCATGAAAAGTTTTGCAGACATAGCCTTCAAACACATGGTTATATCCGAATTCTTTCGCATAAATCTACCCATACAGGTGAATTAAATAATCCACATCTCCCGGTTTCAGTTCGCAACGAATGTTAACCCTTGTTTCTATAAGCCTTGATTTCCGCGATAAAGTTTTTGCAATTATTCCCATACTCTCTACGACATTTGTTTGATCTTGCTCCGACAAGCCGCCGATGATTTGACGGAT from Ferviditalea candida includes these protein-coding regions:
- a CDS encoding GNAT family N-acetyltransferase; the protein is MVCGSEWQNDWRYRNRWTFGTKGPIKMVHHPEFRGIGLGRTLLNEAMQYCKEKGYRHVFLETTEDQKTAIKMYMKAGFRKIAEHGSNTWGKKLIEQTYELNLQGRER